The window CTTGTTGGATGGAACTCTTTGGAAACTCTAAGAGAGTTTGGGCACTTATACAGTAGGGGGAAGAGATTAGGATCATTTGTTGACATGGAATCTTTTTACCTTTCCATTTAAATCACTTTTGGTCTTTTAGAGTTACTGCTAATAAATATAGCATTTGTGAGTAGAGATAGAGAAACAGAGGCTTGGCATGGAACAAGCCATGCAACACTCCCAGATGGGACTTAAGTAAGTTATCAGTAGGATCCACCTTGGAATCCTCGGATAGTACATTAATATTACAAACGTCATATATAGTACTTATCgtaatcctatatatatatatatatatatatatatatatatatatatatccctacCATATCATATCATAGCAATATAGCATAGTATGCCATATAATAAAATTCCacaaaaaacatataaatacatTCGTACATGGAATCCATGAATATATGTGATGAGCTCAATAGGAAAATTAAGTGTCTACATCCATTGTGACATATAAATACATTCCCTCACttgcttttggtttttttttttccccccctctccctttcaactttgaagatgatattttaattttagggagaaagttctctgtccgggagtgtagcttatgccaacactcccatgagtctatctttctcctccccatatgaaaagacacctctgtagccttgttttgaggaggagagagataaacgcATGGGAGTGTAGACATAAAActatttcccttatttttaatgCCAAAGTTATAAGACTCACTTTCATAGTCCCATACTCCCATGCTTCGGCGAAATGCCTTCCTAATTAGGTTAGTGTAATAGACAATTATTGGGAAAATGGATATTCTTAACAAAGTACTATTAATAGTTACCATCAatccatcttttatttttaggtaCATCCCAACCTCATCTCACCACCCTATAAAACTCACATGGAATTTAAAGGACAAAGATGCAGTACTACGAAAGCACACACTCTTACTCACAAAATTGGAACAGAAAAAGCTTGCTTTTGAATGAGAGAGATGAATAACATAAATTgagtgacttgggatgttggccaccacctctatttataaaagGAGGAAGACACATTTTCATACACACATATTTCAAGGTTGTGTTTATTTGATTTAAATGGCTAGGATTAAATATTAATAGAAGATTTCAAATCTTTGATCATGATCACACCTTTTAGTATATACACAACCTTATGTATTGGACATGTCTATTATACGTAGAGACATATCTTCATATACCCTTCGAAGTACGTAGAGATTCCTCTCCACATATGCAAGGGTATGATTCCTACCTTTTTGTACATGTAAGGGTGTGACACACCCAAGATTCATATCTCTAGCCCGTTCACTAAGGAATATTACTCATCCAAGTGTCATATCTCTTTCCCATATATTAAGGGATGCATCTATATATGGGGAAAAAGTGCAATGTGATGCAGTTCAGGGCTGAGAGCTCGACACTTGACAAGcacgacatccaacggtgctgaACTCAAgaagaaaggataaaaaaaaaaactaactcaaTCAATCTCGGACCGTTGAATGTCTCATGTGACATTTATATAAGTACAGCATAAACTTGTCGGCAAATATATATCATCTAGAATCCAGCTAGGTGCTACCGTTCATTATCTAATTTGGAAGTCCATATTGAATTATTGACTTTAAACATATGATGCTTAGAACACACTAAAATCCTAATGCAAAATAGTAGTGTTAAAGTAGTATCACCTGTTATGAAAAAACATGGGAAATCAAGAATGCAAGACTAATTAACTAGAAATTATGAATCTGATTCAGCAAGAAATCTCAATTCCATTGACAAGACATTGTCATGTTGACTCCTACAACAAGAATTTagtcaaaaaaaatttcttttttttggtgttaGAGTTCAGCCCATAAGGGGTGCCCACGAAGGGATCTACGAAAGATCAACATTTATTCTAGAAAAGATCTTATTTGTTGCAGGCAAGATTGAGAATGAGAGATCTCGAATTTGAAACTAACATACCCTTGGCACCACTATGACTAGTGGTCCCAACCATCAGCCATGACCGATGTCCCTGAATTTAGTCAATGTAGAGAATTACATTTCCTAAGAATGAATGATTCACTCCCTAAAGAAGGACCACTTTTTCTCCAGGTGAAGTAGAACTTGTTTAAAAGTTCTGATTTTTCTAAACACTGAATTAAATATACTGGGTCTTTCATACTGtgcgaaaaaaaaaatgattatagCATTGTGCATTctccaagaagaaagaaatcaaaataagtATAAGTAGGGAAAAGACAATCCAAATCCAACCTTCCAAATTGGTCAAACCATCACAGTTTTTAAGAGTCATTTTCCTTTCCGTACATGTAAAAATCATGATTAAATCCTATACTACTTGGGAGAGTACCCCattaaaaggggaagaaaaggcTGATCAGGTAAATAGGGTGTCCAGtcatcctctcttctttttctttaaaaaagattttttatttttttgtattcaaTTTTGTCATTGATGTGTTGTCGGCATACCCAACTCACGTTGGTTCCTCTCAAATGAGGAATCCATCTAACGAGACATCCAACGGCTGGGTTGACAGGCACAAATCctctccttaaaaaaaaaccctttattttttttgtgttcaGTCTAGTCATTGATGTGTTATCGGCATACCCAACCCCCTTCGGGCTCCTCTTGAATGAGGAATCCACCCAATGAGGCATTCGATGGCTAGGCTGGCTCGCCATCGGATGCCTCATTAGGCACTCATTGGGCGGATGCCTCCAAGGAGAGGTGCCTGACACCAAACTCCCACACCTATTGTTTGGGGTTGAAACTACACCTTCTCTTAGGCATCCAACATTACCAATGTCCATGGCAAAGAAATTCTTCCTTCCGttgaagggaaactcggtcctttgTCATTTatgattcttttgtttttaatccAATAACCATAAAACACTTGGCAATTTACAATGCCCTCACCAAGgtgttttttgtttaaatggATCAACAACCCAAGATATTTCCTCAAGAATTGAAATAGGAACCCtaaaaaagttgaaagttgtTATAGAGtaagaaaaatgaataaataaatggaATCCACAGAGCGAAACGTAGTTTGGGGCAATTTGCCCAACAGTGGACACAAATCCCTTACTTTtatacatagagagagagagagagagagagagagagttggggTCCTACACAAAAGCCATTCTTAATTTCCCCCCCACCATTACAGCAATTTAGCTCTCTTTTGGGGTTCAAAATCTTCAACTTCCGTGAAAGTGTTGTCTGTGTGTTCAACTAAGTAGCTAGGAGGGTTGGCAAGGCACGGGGCAATGGAGGCAATCCTTGATATCATGAAAGACCAAAAATCCGGTTTCACTTGAATGTGTGCCTCAATGTTTTGGGTCTGGTTCCACCTGGGTGGGCATTTGTCTGCTGAGTTGAGGACCAACTCCGCTGCACTGCCCAATTACTTAACTCCATAACCAACCCGCCTTCAAtggtttttaacttttaattcaCATTCCTCAATGCATTAATGGTGTGTGTACGATTTTGTTTTACAAACACTACTGTTTCAAATCAAATCCATTTTGGCCCAGGTCCGGTCGGGCCTGTCCGGTCCATGTGGTTTGAATGGTTCACCCAAGCATTCAGTACTGAACCCTACTGCTTGGATCGAGTAtttcattttaagtttaatttattttcttacaatcaaatttcttagatttaagaagaaaaataaaattttcatattaaAAGTTAGGATATATTATTTAGTAAAAGTTTAAGGTAATTATACAAAAAAACAAGTAATAATTTCACTTCTCTTTACTTGTATCTCAACAGAGCCTTAGTATGCAAATTGTAGGTTAATCGATCAGCCccaactagggatgtaaatgaatagccgaaatccgtttccgaattcgtgtccgtatccgtttagcactatccgaatccgtccgaaagctaaacggatacggatacggataggctatagctatccgaaaagttatatttacatgtaaacggataaaatatccgatccgtatccgtgtccgtatccgtttagcactatccgaatccgtccgaaagctaatcggatgcggatgcggatatagcactatccgagccgaatccgatccgtttacatccctagcccCAACCCTATAACGCAAAAGTTCATTTAGACAAGTCGTTTTAATAACCTCATCAGTGTGCCACAAGTCATTACTATTGGATGTGGCATCTTTCACGTGTCGAGTTCTCAAGTCCAAATTGCAGTACTGTAAAggatttttttaatccaaatttAGGAcctaattccaaaaaaaaaaaaaaaaaaaaaacttcccatGTTTGGCATACATGcttatattgtttttttaagGTCCATGGATTGTGTGACAAATATTAGATCTTGACCATTTATTTGAAATCAACATAGAAGAagacagtgaagaagaagaaacaaggcGAACCCTCCctccctatctctctctctctctctctctctctcccaacaTCCACCAACCATTGCATATTGGCCATCTAATTAGCTAAATCAAGTTTGGTGAGATTTTAGAAAACTTGTCTTGACTGCCCAAATATCTACCATATAGTGTCTCTATCAGTTTTTAAATATTATGGATACATTGTTCTTGTCATCATCTAATTAGTGTAGTTTCAACCCAATCTGATTTTCTTCTGTCGAgataaatagttttaaaaaatctaacatcaaacaaaagagaagaaggaggtaGGTTTTTGCTTTATTAGGTTTAATTTGTTTCTCCTGTTTTACAACAATATACATagaggatctctctctctctctctctctctctatatgtaTAGGTTATGATCCGACTCAATACAATTTAACACTCTTCAAGTTGGAACATAAATGTCATGAACATCcaattaagtttttaattaagaaaaaaatgatattGCTCTTGATTAAGAGATTTGTAAATACATCTGTCATTTGGTTGTTGGATGAAACATAAGCTGTCCAAATTTATCGAGCGCAAAGTCTTTCACAAACCGCATGACAATTAGTCTCGAAATGCTTGGTTCGTTCATGGAAGATTGGATTTGTTGAAAATTGTATAACTATCTCATTGTCACAATATAAATCCATAGACCCTCAAGGTGTGACCCATCTCCCAAATTGTGTAAATATGATTGTTTGTCTATTAATAGAGAGCTAATTGACAGATTGAAGATAATATAAGTTAATTGATTGATTGTTTTTTCTTGGATTATTAGAGGGAGATGCCTATAAGATTATATATTAAGCATTTGTTGGTGTAACTTCTCCATCCATCATAGAAACTTAGAAATGAGTATGTTGATTGTGAGTAATTCTTCGTATCTTTCAGATATCCAAAATGATGTAGAGAAGATTTCTAAAGAATTTTTGGATCAGATGAATTGATAGAAGTCCACTAAGTCAAGCCAAATATATTGATTTTCAGTGCAACTTCCGAGGGCTATAACTTTTAACTGAGACGGAGTTGCAGGGTCCATAATACCAATATCCAAACGACAACTAGTGCATGTTTAAGGTGTGTACCAGGCCTCCAAAGTTTTGTGCGCACTTAGGGATACTTGTTTCGTATTTTATTTTcctactttattttgttttccttcttcATTGTAATCTGACATTCTTATATAAATGTTGTTTTGGACTAAATAAAGGAACTTTCAGTTTATAAccaatttcattttatttcccTGTTTTTTCCCATTGGCATTAGGGTTTCTAACCTTGTGGATTCAAGAGTTTGTTAGTATTAGAATGACATCTAGGCCCCCATACTTCCTATTGGGTCACAAAACATCAATTCTGATATCGACCAATGGAGTGTGATTAGGTTGCTCATCTTCTAGTTCAAACGATTctatgaaacaaaaaaacactTTGAATGGTTAgggggtgtacccagtgcacaaggaaCCCACCACTGTAGGGTCTGGGGAAGTTCATAATGTACATAGTTTACCTTTGCTTTCACAGAAAGGctattttcaaactcaaatcCGTGACCACTttgtcacaatggaacaacatTTACCGTGACCACGTGATCAAAAAATACTTTGAATGGTTGATGGGTTAAAATAAGCAATctgaaatacaattttttttttttggggggtgttTGGTTAAGTGGGTGAAAATTCGATGGGCCTGAATCTCAATGCAATACCAAGTGACATTATTAGCCACATGGCAATGTTTGATTGGTGGGCTGGCCTCCCTCCCTACTACTATGTGCAAAGTTTGAACCTAATTTAACTCTGTCAAAATGCCATTATCAAAAGGAAATggtgaaaaaacaaaaatcaatgaatAATCATGAGCTCTGAAAATATAAAGGGAAAATGTTCAATTGATATGATACGATTAAGGTAGGACCCTAAATTTGATACATGACCAGTATTGGTTCCCCTCTCGATTCCCATTCAACGGTTTGGATTAGTTCAATTGGTAgctgaatcgttatcccctccaattcgctgtccccttcaattcctcacatgggggcaaaaatgaccaccctaccccctgtctGAAAAaactgcccaaggtgggatccactccccttattagaggaattggaggaattggaggtgcccacgaattggaggggataattaTTCCCCTTTCTCTCCTCTGAAGTTCTAAAACGATGCATGTGGGTAATGGTCCAACCAAATCAATTAGGTTTTAAGACAGTTCTTAATAGTTAATAAAGATCATGTTTATTGATTAATTATCTTTTTGTTAAAAAGTTAGGAACCCTTTTTCTTCACGGCGAAGGAGGAATCTCTTCATCCCTTCCATTGAACTTGTTTGATTGAACTAGAACGGGGTATTTTCAACCTTGTGCAATAAAGAGTGGGAGTTTATGATGATATATGATACCAGTTACAAAGTCAAATCATCATCCTAATGGTGATGGGATTCTTCTTTCTCCAcgagtgaaggaaaacttttcctCTGCCACCAAAGTCattgttcaaaaaaaaatcagagtcAAGACATTTGTCAAGGgatttttatcaaaattaaATATACATGGCATAGTCATCAAGATCAACAGCTTGGTCAAGCTTGTTGAACTCTTAGAGTCAATAATGAAGATTTTCAATGGCAAGTGAGACAAATCGACTTCGTATGCAAatggattaagttttccttcaaccatgGATAAGAAAGACTCTCCTCACAACTAATGATGTGACCCAATGATtgaatttttatgttttcattaACATACCCTTTCtatggtgaagagattctctcttcaccatagagttaaaagaaatttaaactaGGTCTTATGCAAATATAGTCAACTTAAAACTCACTCTAGAAATAGTGGAATGGTTTTTACCGGTTCGACCAGCCAAACAAACCAGTTCATAATAAGAGGAACTGTGGGTGGTTTAAAATTCTTCTAGGGGGCCTTACCCTATACCCTTGATTACCAAATTTTCAGGTTTGTCtatgaagattttttttttcctcaaaaaaaaaatttaataataataataatttgaaaAATGAACGTTGACATGGCACGGTGCTATTTATTTACATATTACAAAAGGCACAATACATAGCCAATCCCTGAGTGAAGTGaaggaaggggagagagagagagagagagaggggggggcaGAGAGTGAATTAATCCATAAACTCCATATGGGTAGCCTTGCCTTTTCTTCCTCTCCCATCTGCAATCTGTCTGTCTTTGTCTGAATCTTGAGATCAATCGATCTCAAACCAAGTTTCTCAAGTTATATTTCGATTCTCTTCATAGCAAACAAGCTGATCAGATACAATGACAATCGATTGCGTTGCAAATGCATCGATGATGAGCCTTCCCTCGTCGCCACAACCACCGATGTCTCCACCAAGCGAAGGAGATGGGAAAgaagagcagcagcagcaacaacaacctCTAGTGTTCGATGCCGCCGTCCTTCGACACCAACCCAATATACCTATACAGTTTATATGGCCTGACGAAGACAAACCCAGTGCTGAGGCACGAGAACTCTCTGTTCCACTCATCAACTTGGGTGGGTTTTTATCAGGAGACCCAGTTGCTGCTATGGAAGCATCAAAACAGGTTGGGGAAGCCTGTGAGAAACATGGGTTTTTCCTGGTTGTAAATCATGGTGTGGATGGGCAACTCGTTGCCGATGCTCATAGCTACATGGACTTCTTGTTTGATATGCCGCTCCATGAAAAGCAGAGAGCTCAGAGGAAACCAGGAGAGCACACTGGGTATGCTAGTAGCTTTACTGGGAGGTTCTCTTCCAAGCTCCCATGGAAGGAAACCCTCTCATTCCGCTACTCTGCTGACATTCAATCAACCAACATCACAGTAGAAGATTACTTCTTGAATGTCTTGGGTGAACGCTTCAGGCAATTCGGGTGaggcaaaaaaacaaacacaagaTCAATACCAAATCTTGTTCATTCATTCCTTGttgaatctaacttaaaaattCTTGTTTTTGTGTTTGATTTGTTCCAGGAAGGTGTACCAAGAGTACTGTGAGGCGATGAACAAACTCTCACTAGGGATCATGGAGCTACTAGGAATGAGCCTAGGGGTCGGAAGAGCTCATTTCAGGCAGTTCTTCGAAGGGAATGATTCAATAATGAGGTTGAACTACTACCCACCATGCCAAAAGCCACATCTGACTCTAGGAACAGGGCCACACTGTGATCCCACATCCTTAACAATCCTTCATCAAGACAATGTTGGTGGTCTACAAGTATTTGTAGACGAAGAGTGGCGTTCCATAAGTCCCCATTCTGAAGCATTTGTTGTTAACATTGGAGATACTTTCATGGTAATTTTAATTACCAATGATGAAATTGAATAAATTAATCTGGGTAATGTCTCaaaatggattaatttttttatttcaggcTCTATCAAATGGAAGGTACAAGAGTTGCTTGCACAGAGCAGTGGTGAACAGAGAGACACCAAGGAAGTCACTAGCATTCTTCTTGTGCCCACAGACAGAGAAGATAGTGAGGCCGCCGAGTGAGCTGGTGGACAAAGAGCACCCAAGGAAGTACCCTGACTTCACATGGTCATCGCTGCTGGAGTTTACCCAGAAGCACTATAGAGCTGACATGAAGACCCTTGCCGTCTTCTCCCAATGGCTTCATCAGCAAGAAAACAAATGAAGCTGaagcacagagagagagagagagaaaggcagATCGATTTCGTTCCAGTCAGCTTTGGATCCACTCAACGTACGTGGAGATGCTGCACTTTTGACACCTGTTTTGGCATTCATGGAGGCTTTGTGTTAGCTAACACCTTTCTTCTAtagatatataaatataatttttattgtcCATTTTTTAGGACAATATAAAGAAGAGAGGTTGAGCTTATGAGCTAAGATCCGTTAATCTTGGAATATCTTTGCTTATCGAACTCAATTATTCTGCAAAATTGCAGGAGTAGTTGCAGGGAATCTCTTCAATGTTGGGGTGGAGAGTTAAATAGAACCCAAAATTATGAATTAATGGAACACGGATTTGATTAAGAAACCACTGCAACACATTTCAGATTCATAAACTACCTTATCTATGATCTCTACCCACGACGACCCACgatttgaaaatttcattctttctaattttaagcactcaagagaagaaaattgaTTCTCTCATCAATGGTTCAaatttccaacttccaagttgTTTGGGTCACTCTGACGGGTTGGTTTTAGTTTGGTGCAAAACCAGcccaattttgggtttgggttatgATTTCCAGCCTTAGCCCAGCCCAAAGATTAGATGATCGATGAGTTGAGCTTGTTGGGCTTTGGGTTAGGTGTAGAGTGTAACGAGATGCGGCCCAAGACATGGCCCATTAGGACTCTCAATTCCGCTGAGATGATGGGTTTAGGGAGGGTTTAAttaatcttcttttttcttttttctttttttaattttaaaggtAAAAATATTGGGTTTAAACTACTAATACGTGTAGTTAATTTTGTATTATGTGAGATTTGGAAGGATGTGAAATAGATATTGTCTTGATGTTTGTCGTCAAATGATGCAACATTCTCCGGTGGTGACATTTTCAAGATTCCATcgatttgtccttttttttattatttatgtttTCACACGAATGCGAATCTTCTTAATAGACACATCTAATTTATTTTGCCACGTGAGAGAGTAATATGATAAATCCTGATCGTTGGATAAATAATGAATGGTCTTGAGTATGCCACGTTTCAAATTTTGATCATCCACCCTCTCATCTAATGCCCTCTCATTGTAGTCGTCTGCATCGTTTTGGtagtttttgtattttccattCCTTCGTTTTGCTACTTAGCCAACTTAGATAATTCGCATACAAGTAGGTGACCTTTGGGATTACTTATGGATAAAGTGAGTTTCATTTGACCTACCATGTGCTTAAACGGCTATGAAGAAAAACTaggccctttttatttttggtgaagaGAGTTGTCTGAGCAAGTAGCATAGAGGAGCACACCAATCAAGGGGTGCTTTAGTGGTTAGTCAATAAAGGCggggagaagatggagagatgAGAAAGATATGTATAAAAGTTGTTGGTATAGTCCACACCGGGAGCTCGGAGAgacttttctcattttctttaggggaagagttctttgtgggggagtgtgaCTACTATGCGTTCGAAAACATCAATAAGGCAGACAATTCCACCATTTCATAGGGGGTGGGGCGATCATATTGCCCCATCTGTCTGTGGGTGCAGGTGCCACTCTCCCTCACAAAGTTCATCTTCCCTTCTTTTATATGATAAAAGAAAGGGAGGGTTTTTTATGCTACCAATGTGAGGGAAATCTCCCATGCCATAATAATTGGAGTCGCATGTGAATTAGTTTTGTCAATAGAGAGCTCAACTTATCACGAAGGAGAGATAGAGTGTCATTAATATTCGAGTGCATTTGAAAACATACCCACATTGATAGAATGGGAATCTTTTCCCTTAAAGCTCCATTAATTTTCAtgtaaaaagacaaaaaggaacaTTTTTCTTGTATTATTGAATTTTTCACTATTTGTTTTaacataaatatataaaaaacaaGGATATTGATCGAAAAGCTAAGAAATTTATAGATAGAGATAAATTTTCATATAATAtaggtgaattattattatcacaaatatctataattttttcaaatgtcaTAAAACATCTATTCTGCCATGTGGACAGATGATATGTCTATTATGACCATTGAATAAAGAGAACATGATCTAGACTAGTCAGGTGTCAGATTTTAGATTatgattcaatcaaataccctctttTCTATTGGCATGCATCTCATGTATGTTCATGCATGTGTATCAATACTCTATATATTTTTATACATTATTCCAACTCTGAGTGGAAACAGACGATTTAGATTAAAAACACAATAAAAATGAATGGTTCttatttatcttgtgattttaaAAACATCATCTTCCCttgttacatggataacta is drawn from Telopea speciosissima isolate NSW1024214 ecotype Mountain lineage chromosome 1, Tspe_v1, whole genome shotgun sequence and contains these coding sequences:
- the LOC122660955 gene encoding gibberellin 20 oxidase 1-D-like, yielding MTIDCVANASMMSLPSSPQPPMSPPSEGDGKEEQQQQQQPLVFDAAVLRHQPNIPIQFIWPDEDKPSAEARELSVPLINLGGFLSGDPVAAMEASKQVGEACEKHGFFLVVNHGVDGQLVADAHSYMDFLFDMPLHEKQRAQRKPGEHTGYASSFTGRFSSKLPWKETLSFRYSADIQSTNITVEDYFLNVLGERFRQFGKVYQEYCEAMNKLSLGIMELLGMSLGVGRAHFRQFFEGNDSIMRLNYYPPCQKPHLTLGTGPHCDPTSLTILHQDNVGGLQVFVDEEWRSISPHSEAFVVNIGDTFMALSNGRYKSCLHRAVVNRETPRKSLAFFLCPQTEKIVRPPSELVDKEHPRKYPDFTWSSLLEFTQKHYRADMKTLAVFSQWLHQQENK